A window of Sporohalobacter salinus contains these coding sequences:
- a CDS encoding YqzL family protein translates to MLTAAMFWHIFEQTGSIQAYLAYREFLGFSYNQVL, encoded by the coding sequence ATGTTGACCGCAGCTATGTTTTGGCATATCTTTGAACAGACTGGTTCGATTCAGGCATATTTAGCTTACAGAGAATTTTTAGGGTTTAGTTATAATCAAGTTCTGTAG
- the pheT gene encoding phenylalanine--tRNA ligase subunit beta, which translates to MKVSYNWLQDYIDFDYTPEELASKLTMAGLEVDRVEYQAEGLEDIIIGEILEVNDHENADKLSLCLVDLGDTKEEIVCGAPNVEVGAKSPVAPVGTKLPTGMRVEEAEIRGVKSRGMLCSADELDLQEERAEGIMILDSDLEVGSKFTETLGFDDVIFELDLTPNYADCLSMIGVAREIAVMTDNELQLPKPEIVEEGPEIAELTSVQVEDEELCPRYTARVIKNVEVKESPLWLRQRLKAVGIRPINNIVDITNYVLMEFGQPLHAFDYNVLTENRIVVRQAENGEKMITLDEEERELDENMLVIADAQRPVCIAGVMGGAESEVTTETTDVLLEAANFNSVSIRQTAKKLGLHSESSHRFERGVDINSSDLASRRAIELILDLAGGEVAKGVIDKYPNPVEPLELELKVERVNNLLGTNLTKEQIIESLVKLEFEVIDQKDELKVKVPTFRGDISQKADLIEEIARVYGYNEVEATLPSGPILQGKRTQQQLIKGKTLDILTGLGLYEVSTFSFTSQQVFDRINLPTDSKLRETVRLANPLSSEHEVMRTTLIPNLLEVLAQNRNQNIEEVEIFELGRVFTPQKEKELPQERELLSAALMQKEEKQIWNLDAANFFALKGRLEEYFAELNINDYEFISSQASAFHPGRTAEIRIGGKKVGVIGELHPDIIEEYDLLVRTVLFELEFEVVVEAANDEIVYKELPKYPASTRDIALVVNRKVTANEIEKIIKEVAGNLLEELELFDLYQGDQLKAGTKSLAYSLTYRAPDRTLTDEEVNKLQSKIESRLNEEVGAKIRE; encoded by the coding sequence ATGAAAGTTTCTTATAATTGGTTACAAGATTATATAGATTTTGATTATACGCCAGAAGAATTAGCATCAAAATTAACTATGGCAGGATTAGAAGTAGATAGAGTAGAATATCAAGCTGAAGGATTAGAAGATATAATCATAGGTGAAATTTTAGAAGTTAATGATCATGAGAATGCTGATAAATTATCTCTTTGTTTAGTAGACCTTGGAGATACTAAAGAAGAAATTGTTTGTGGTGCTCCTAATGTAGAGGTTGGAGCTAAATCCCCAGTAGCACCTGTAGGTACAAAATTACCAACAGGAATGAGGGTTGAAGAAGCTGAAATCAGAGGAGTTAAGTCAAGAGGTATGTTATGTTCTGCTGATGAATTGGATCTTCAGGAAGAACGGGCAGAAGGAATTATGATTTTGGACTCTGATTTAGAAGTAGGTAGTAAATTCACTGAAACTTTAGGGTTTGATGATGTTATTTTTGAACTAGATCTTACACCTAATTATGCTGATTGTCTAAGCATGATTGGAGTTGCTCGGGAAATAGCAGTAATGACAGATAATGAACTGCAGTTGCCGAAGCCAGAGATAGTAGAAGAAGGTCCAGAAATTGCGGAATTGACTAGTGTTCAGGTTGAAGATGAAGAATTATGTCCCCGTTATACTGCACGAGTAATAAAAAATGTAGAAGTTAAAGAATCGCCGCTATGGTTACGTCAGCGTCTAAAAGCAGTTGGGATTAGGCCAATCAATAATATAGTTGATATTACTAATTATGTTTTGATGGAGTTTGGGCAGCCATTGCATGCTTTTGATTATAATGTATTAACAGAGAATAGAATTGTTGTTCGACAAGCCGAAAATGGAGAAAAAATGATAACTTTAGATGAAGAAGAACGTGAATTAGATGAGAATATGTTAGTTATTGCTGATGCTCAAAGGCCAGTCTGTATTGCTGGAGTAATGGGAGGAGCTGAGAGTGAAGTAACTACTGAAACTACTGATGTTTTGTTGGAGGCTGCTAATTTCAATTCGGTTAGTATCAGACAGACAGCTAAAAAATTAGGCCTGCATAGTGAGTCATCACATAGGTTTGAACGTGGTGTAGACATCAATAGTAGTGATTTAGCTAGTAGAAGAGCTATTGAATTAATTTTGGATTTAGCAGGTGGAGAAGTAGCTAAAGGGGTTATTGATAAATATCCTAATCCTGTTGAACCGTTAGAGTTAGAATTAAAAGTGGAGCGGGTTAATAATTTATTGGGTACGAATCTTACAAAAGAACAAATAATCGAAAGTCTAGTTAAATTAGAATTTGAAGTTATAGATCAGAAAGACGAGTTAAAGGTTAAAGTGCCTACCTTTAGAGGAGATATTAGTCAAAAAGCAGATTTGATTGAAGAAATTGCTAGAGTTTATGGCTATAATGAAGTAGAGGCTACTTTACCTTCGGGACCTATTTTGCAGGGAAAAAGAACTCAGCAGCAATTAATAAAAGGTAAAACATTAGATATTTTAACTGGATTAGGATTATATGAGGTTTCTACTTTTAGTTTTACTAGTCAACAAGTATTTGATCGGATTAATTTACCTACTGATAGTAAATTAAGAGAGACAGTTAGGTTAGCCAACCCATTAAGTAGTGAACATGAAGTTATGAGAACAACATTAATTCCTAATTTATTAGAAGTATTAGCTCAGAATAGAAATCAGAATATAGAAGAAGTAGAGATATTTGAATTAGGTAGAGTCTTTACTCCACAGAAAGAAAAAGAATTGCCCCAGGAAAGAGAATTATTATCTGCTGCCCTAATGCAAAAAGAAGAAAAGCAGATATGGAATCTAGATGCTGCTAATTTCTTTGCTTTAAAAGGAAGATTAGAAGAATATTTTGCTGAATTGAATATTAATGATTATGAATTTATTAGTAGCCAAGCTTCTGCTTTTCATCCAGGAAGAACAGCCGAAATTAGAATTGGAGGAAAGAAAGTAGGAGTAATAGGAGAATTACATCCTGATATAATTGAAGAATATGACTTGTTAGTAAGGACTGTTTTATTTGAATTGGAATTTGAGGTGGTTGTTGAAGCTGCTAATGATGAGATAGTTTATAAAGAGTTGCCTAAATATCCAGCTTCAACTCGTGATATTGCATTGGTAGTAAATCGAAAAGTGACTGCTAATGAAATAGAAAAGATTATTAAAGAAGTAGCAGGGAATTTACTAGAGGAGTTAGAATTATTTGATTTATATCAAGGTGATCAACTAAAAGCAGGAACTAAGAGTTTAGCCTATTCACTTACCTATCGTGCTCCCGATAGAACTTTAACTGATGAAGAGGTTAATAAGTTACAGTCAAAAATAGAAAGTAGATTAAATGAAGAAGTGGGAGCTAAGATTAGAGAGTAA
- a CDS encoding potassium channel family protein, whose product MKQFIVAGLGRFGFSVAQTLSKKGYDVLAIDKNETKVQDLSTIVTHAVQADTTDETTLEDLGVGNFDIAIVSIGEDIHASILSTLILKEQGVEHVVVKAQDQLHSKVLSKIGADEIVYPERDMGLRIANNLISSNMLDYIEFAPDYSIIEIKATDQMVGESLADLELRSKFGVNVMAIKSEEELEIAPKAEGKIDKGDVLIVIGSNENLEQLRNFS is encoded by the coding sequence ATGAAGCAGTTTATCGTTGCTGGTTTAGGAAGATTCGGTTTTAGTGTAGCTCAAACATTATCTAAAAAAGGGTATGATGTGTTAGCTATCGATAAAAATGAAACAAAGGTACAGGATTTATCAACTATAGTTACTCATGCTGTACAGGCGGACACTACTGATGAAACTACTTTGGAAGATCTAGGGGTGGGTAATTTTGATATAGCCATTGTTAGTATAGGTGAGGATATCCATGCTAGTATTTTATCAACTTTAATTTTAAAAGAACAGGGAGTAGAACATGTAGTAGTTAAAGCTCAGGATCAATTACATAGTAAAGTTTTAAGTAAAATAGGGGCTGATGAGATAGTATATCCAGAACGAGATATGGGCTTGAGAATAGCTAATAATTTAATTTCTTCTAATATGCTTGATTATATAGAATTTGCACCAGATTATAGCATTATAGAAATAAAAGCAACAGATCAAATGGTAGGAGAAAGCTTGGCTGATTTAGAATTAAGAAGTAAGTTTGGAGTTAATGTAATGGCTATTAAAAGTGAAGAAGAATTGGAGATTGCTCCTAAAGCAGAGGGAAAAATTGATAAAGGAGATGTCTTAATTGTTATTGGTAGTAATGAAAATTTAGAACAATTACGAAATTTTAGTTAG
- a CDS encoding TrmH family RNA methyltransferase, with amino-acid sequence MSEIISSLKNSKIKFLRSLYRKKYRRRNNKFILEGTRIIIDALESKVDIDQVFYSAEFLSRQEDKELLVQLREVTEVIEITDSLLNEIADTTTPQGIIAIANQPQFELEDFLAGDNNLFLIIDQIQDPGNLGTILRTADGAGVDGVFLMKGTVDVYNLKTIRATMGSLFRVPVFELDSPNDLTEILQIQDLQIVVADIEAESYYYELDYNQPTALVIGNEGAGAQTETLKLADKKVKIPLSQGIDSLNAAIASGVIMYEVVRQRKNKN; translated from the coding sequence ATGTCAGAAATAATTTCTAGTTTGAAGAATTCTAAAATCAAGTTTTTGCGTTCATTATATAGAAAAAAGTATCGTCGACGTAATAATAAGTTTATTTTAGAAGGAACCCGGATTATTATTGATGCACTTGAATCTAAAGTGGATATTGATCAAGTTTTTTATTCAGCAGAGTTTTTATCTCGCCAAGAAGATAAAGAACTGCTTGTTCAGCTTAGAGAGGTAACTGAGGTAATTGAAATTACTGATTCATTACTAAATGAGATAGCAGATACCACTACACCGCAGGGTATTATAGCTATTGCTAATCAGCCACAATTTGAATTAGAAGACTTTTTAGCAGGAGATAATAATTTATTTTTAATTATTGATCAGATTCAGGATCCCGGTAACTTAGGGACAATTTTGCGTACAGCTGATGGTGCTGGAGTAGATGGAGTCTTTCTTATGAAAGGGACTGTTGATGTCTATAATTTAAAGACCATTCGAGCTACTATGGGATCATTATTTAGAGTTCCTGTCTTTGAATTAGATTCTCCAAACGATTTGACAGAGATATTACAGATACAAGATTTACAAATAGTAGTAGCTGATATAGAAGCAGAGAGTTATTATTATGAGTTAGATTATAATCAGCCGACAGCACTAGTTATTGGTAATGAGGGAGCAGGAGCACAGACTGAAACTCTTAAATTAGCTGATAAGAAGGTTAAAATTCCATTATCCCAAGGGATTGATTCATTAAATGCGGCTATTGCTTCTGGAGTTATTATGTATGAAGTGGTAAGACAGAGAAAAAATAAAAACTAA
- a CDS encoding TrkH family potassium uptake protein: MRIISFSIKSLSPAQFLALGYIIVITVGALLLSLPIATVNGEGLDLINSIFTATSATAVTGLIVVNTGTYFTIFGQSVILLLIQIGGLGFMTTSTLFALILGKKINLKKRIIIQEDLNYFNLSGLIRLVQYVTILTLGIELMGAVLLFAHLLPEYPAGKAAFFSIFHAVSAFCNAGFDIFGNSLANFTNDIYINLVITTLFIIGGIGFAVIADVYRKRQFIDYSLNTKLVLVITLILIILGTSVIFILEFSNPATLKGLSFKGKLLAAYFQGVTPRTAGFNTIPTGQLRNASLFFITILMFIGASPGSTGGGLKTTTIGALLAVVYNLVKGNEDIELFKRRLSQGIIYKALAVAIISLAWIALVITILTITEEAEFLSILFETVSAYGTVGLSTGITGDLSQIGRIIISLTMFLGRVGPLTLAAAIGERAKRGQIRYPEEKLLIG, from the coding sequence GTGAGGATTATTTCTTTTAGTATTAAATCGTTGTCACCAGCTCAATTTTTGGCTTTAGGATATATTATTGTAATTACTGTTGGTGCTCTATTATTGTCTTTGCCGATTGCTACCGTTAACGGAGAGGGATTAGATTTAATTAATTCCATCTTTACGGCTACTTCAGCTACAGCAGTAACTGGATTGATTGTCGTGAATACTGGAACTTATTTTACTATTTTTGGTCAATCTGTGATTTTATTATTGATTCAAATTGGCGGCTTAGGATTTATGACTACTTCTACTCTTTTTGCTTTGATATTAGGTAAGAAGATTAATTTAAAAAAGCGGATTATTATTCAAGAGGATTTGAATTACTTTAATCTATCGGGTTTGATTAGACTAGTTCAATATGTAACGATATTAACTTTAGGAATAGAATTAATGGGAGCTGTATTATTGTTTGCTCATCTATTGCCCGAATATCCAGCAGGTAAAGCTGCTTTCTTTTCCATCTTTCATGCTGTATCTGCTTTCTGTAATGCTGGGTTTGATATTTTTGGTAATAGTTTGGCTAATTTTACTAATGATATTTATATTAATTTAGTAATTACTACTCTCTTTATTATTGGGGGTATTGGTTTTGCTGTAATTGCTGATGTTTACCGTAAACGGCAGTTTATAGATTATTCATTGAATACAAAATTAGTGTTAGTTATTACTTTGATTCTAATTATATTAGGTACTAGTGTTATCTTCATTTTAGAATTTTCTAATCCTGCTACGTTAAAAGGACTTTCCTTTAAAGGAAAATTGCTTGCTGCTTATTTTCAGGGAGTAACGCCGAGAACAGCTGGTTTTAATACTATTCCTACAGGTCAATTGAGAAATGCTAGTTTATTTTTTATTACTATTTTAATGTTTATTGGAGCTTCACCTGGTTCTACTGGTGGAGGATTAAAAACAACAACTATTGGTGCATTATTAGCTGTAGTTTATAACTTAGTAAAAGGGAATGAAGATATAGAGCTTTTTAAACGAAGGTTAAGTCAAGGTATTATCTATAAAGCTTTAGCAGTTGCTATTATTTCATTAGCTTGGATTGCATTAGTTATTACAATTTTAACTATAACGGAAGAAGCAGAATTTTTATCAATTTTATTTGAAACAGTTTCAGCTTATGGAACGGTAGGTTTATCTACTGGAATTACTGGTGATTTAAGTCAAATAGGCCGGATAATAATTAGCCTTACTATGTTTTTGGGGCGAGTAGGGCCTTTAACTTTAGCAGCAGCTATTGGCGAACGAGCTAAACGAGGGCAGATTCGTTATCCAGAAGAGAAGCTTTTAATTGGTTAA
- the pheS gene encoding phenylalanine--tRNA ligase subunit alpha encodes MEEKLQLLEETATCEVEKAADLEELENLRVKYLGKSGEVTEILQNIGDLPPKQRPVVGKLGNKLKSKLESAIAEKKDELKKVAKEKRLKEEEIDVTLAGKRDDLGSKHPLTQVIDEISEIFLGLGFRIVEGPEVEKDYYNFEALNIPKAHPARDMQDSFYISEDILLRTHTSPVQVRTMEETDVPVRIIAPGRVYRVDEVDANHSPVFHQVEGLMIDKNISFSNLKGILIKVVKELFGEDREVRFRPSYFPFTEPSAEVDVSCALCGGEGCSTCSDTGWLEILGSGMVHPRVLEMSGLDPQKVSGFAFGMGIERIAILKYGITDIRRFYENDMRFLQQF; translated from the coding sequence ATGGAAGAGAAATTGCAATTATTAGAAGAGACTGCTACTTGTGAAGTAGAAAAAGCAGCCGATTTAGAAGAACTAGAAAATCTTAGAGTTAAATATTTAGGAAAAAGTGGAGAGGTGACAGAAATTCTCCAGAATATAGGGGATTTACCTCCCAAGCAGCGACCAGTAGTAGGAAAACTGGGTAATAAGTTGAAATCAAAATTAGAAAGTGCTATTGCTGAGAAAAAGGATGAATTAAAGAAAGTAGCTAAGGAAAAAAGATTAAAAGAAGAAGAAATTGATGTAACTTTAGCTGGAAAAAGAGATGATTTAGGTAGCAAGCATCCTTTGACGCAGGTTATCGATGAAATTTCTGAGATATTTTTAGGATTAGGATTTAGAATAGTCGAAGGGCCTGAAGTAGAGAAAGATTATTATAATTTTGAAGCTTTGAATATTCCGAAGGCTCATCCGGCGCGGGATATGCAGGATTCTTTTTATATTTCTGAGGATATTCTATTACGGACGCATACTTCTCCAGTACAGGTTAGAACTATGGAAGAGACTGATGTGCCGGTTCGAATTATTGCTCCTGGAAGAGTCTATAGAGTGGATGAAGTTGACGCTAACCATTCCCCTGTTTTTCATCAGGTAGAGGGTCTAATGATTGATAAAAATATATCTTTTAGTAATTTGAAAGGTATTTTAATTAAAGTAGTCAAAGAATTATTTGGAGAAGATAGAGAGGTTAGATTTAGACCTAGTTACTTTCCTTTCACCGAACCTAGTGCAGAGGTGGATGTTTCTTGTGCACTTTGTGGAGGAGAGGGATGTAGTACCTGTTCAGATACCGGCTGGCTAGAAATTTTAGGTTCTGGTATGGTTCATCCAAGGGTATTAGAAATGTCAGGGTTAGACCCTCAAAAAGTAAGCGGATTTGCCTTTGGAATGGGAATAGAAAGAATTGCAATTTTGAAGTATGGGATTACAGATATTCGTCGCTTTTACGAAAATGATATGAGGTTTTTACAGCAGTTTTAA
- a CDS encoding potassium channel family protein, giving the protein MRQFIVVGLGRFGTSVATSLAEEGYDVLAIDREEDPIQDITDKVTHAVQADATDEDSLKTLGISNFDIAVVSIGDDIQSSLLATLILKELGVEYVVVKAQDQLHGKVLNKIGADKIVYPERDMGVRVAYNLVTTNVLDYIELSQDYSIIEVLATEELTGKTLKELELRAKFGINVIAIKKGEGEINVTPKANDMIEVEDILVVMGQEKGLDKLREY; this is encoded by the coding sequence ATGAGACAATTTATTGTAGTTGGCTTAGGACGATTTGGGACTAGTGTAGCAACTTCATTGGCTGAAGAAGGCTATGATGTATTAGCAATAGATAGAGAAGAAGATCCAATTCAAGATATTACTGATAAAGTAACTCATGCTGTACAAGCTGATGCTACTGATGAGGATTCGCTGAAAACATTGGGGATTAGTAATTTTGATATAGCAGTAGTTAGTATTGGAGATGACATTCAATCTAGTTTGTTGGCTACATTGATATTAAAAGAATTAGGGGTAGAGTATGTTGTAGTTAAGGCCCAAGATCAACTGCATGGAAAAGTATTAAATAAAATTGGTGCGGATAAGATAGTTTATCCAGAACGTGATATGGGAGTTAGAGTAGCCTATAATCTAGTAACTACTAATGTATTAGATTATATAGAGTTATCACAGGATTATAGTATAATTGAAGTCCTAGCTACTGAAGAGTTAACTGGCAAGACATTAAAAGAGTTAGAATTAAGAGCTAAGTTTGGTATTAATGTTATTGCTATTAAGAAAGGAGAAGGAGAAATTAATGTAACTCCTAAAGCGAATGATATGATTGAGGTGGAAGATATTTTAGTAGTAATGGGTCAAGAGAAAGGTTTAGATAAATTGAGAGAGTATTAA